The following proteins are co-located in the Rattus norvegicus strain BN/NHsdMcwi chromosome X, GRCr8, whole genome shotgun sequence genome:
- the Obp1f gene encoding odorant-binding protein isoform X1: MDNTCQSQANNQYYIRWRWLWVFPPPVLGLRTPSEAENPGSNMVKFLLIVLALGVSCAHHENLDISPSEVNGDWRTLYIVADNVEKVAEGGSLRAYFQHMECGDECQELKIIFNVKLDSECQTHTVVGQKHEDGRYTTDYSGRNYFHVLKKTDDIIFFHNVNVDESGKETNVILVAGKREDLNKAQKQELRKLAEEYNIPNENTQHLVPTGNIIVLHTENTCT; encoded by the exons ATGGACAATACATGCCAATCTCAGGCCAATAATCAATACTATATAAGGTGGAGATGGCTCTGGGTTTTTCCACCACCTGTCCTTGGTCTCCGAACTCCATCAGAAGCAGAGAATCCAGGCTCTAACATGGTGAAGTTTCTGCTGATTGTTCTTGCATTAGGTGTATCCTGTGCACATCATGAAAATCTTGATATCAGTCCCTCAGAG GTTAATGGGGACTGGCGCACCCTTTACATAGTTGCAGATAATGTGGAGAAGGTAGCAGAAGGTGGATCCCTGAGAGCTTACTTTCAGCACATGGAATGTGGTGATGAATGCCAGGAACTCAAAATCATATTCAATGTCAA GTTGGACAGTGAATGTCAGACACACACTGTTGTGGGACAAAAACATGAAGATGGGCGGTACACTACTGACT ACTCTGGTAGAAATTACTTCCATGTTTTGAAGAAGACAGATGACATTATTTTCTTTCACAACGTTAATGTCGATGAGAGTGGAAAGGAGACAAATGTGATTTTAGTTGCTG GGAAACGAGAGGACCTGAACAAAGCACAGAAACAGGAGCTTAGGAAGCTGGCTGAGGAATATAATATTCCAAACGAGAATACTCAGCACTTGGTGCCCACAGGTAACATCATCGTGCTTCACACCGAAAACACTTGCACTTGA
- the Obp1f gene encoding odorant-binding protein precursor, giving the protein MVKFLLIVLALGVSCAHHENLDISPSEVNGDWRTLYIVADNVEKVAEGGSLRAYFQHMECGDECQELKIIFNVKLDSECQTHTVVGQKHEDGRYTTDYSGRNYFHVLKKTDDIIFFHNVNVDESGKETNVILVAGKREDLNKAQKQELRKLAEEYNIPNENTQHLVPTDTCNQ; this is encoded by the exons ATGGTGAAGTTTCTGCTGATTGTTCTTGCATTAGGTGTATCCTGTGCACATCATGAAAATCTTGATATCAGTCCCTCAGAG GTTAATGGGGACTGGCGCACCCTTTACATAGTTGCAGATAATGTGGAGAAGGTAGCAGAAGGTGGATCCCTGAGAGCTTACTTTCAGCACATGGAATGTGGTGATGAATGCCAGGAACTCAAAATCATATTCAATGTCAA GTTGGACAGTGAATGTCAGACACACACTGTTGTGGGACAAAAACATGAAGATGGGCGGTACACTACTGACT ACTCTGGTAGAAATTACTTCCATGTTTTGAAGAAGACAGATGACATTATTTTCTTTCACAACGTTAATGTCGATGAGAGTGGAAAGGAGACAAATGTGATTTTAGTTGCTG GGAAACGAGAGGACCTGAACAAAGCACAGAAACAGGAGCTTAGGAAGCTGGCTGAGGAATATAATATTCCAAACGAGAATACTCAGCACTTGGTGCCCACAG ACACTTGTAACCAATAA